A stretch of Stenotrophomonas indicatrix DNA encodes these proteins:
- the purD gene encoding phosphoribosylamine--glycine ligase, protein MNVLVIGSGGREHALAWKLAQSSRVTEVLVAPGNAGSANEDKCRNVAVKVTDIDGLLALAQAEGVALTVVGPEVPLVAGVVDRFRAAGLRIFGPTAAAAQLEGSKAYAKDFLARHNIPTAFYSVHTDIEPALAYLREKGAPIVVKADGLAAGKGVIVAMTLAEAEDAVRDMLSGNAFGDAGARVVIEEFLDGEEASFISMVDGVHALPMATSQDHKRVGDGDTGPNTGGMGAYSPAPVVTPDVHARVMREVVNPTVQGMIADGIPFTGFLYAGLMIDASGAPKVIEFNVRFGDPETQPVMLRLQSDLVDLVDAAIDGRLDQVDAQWDPRPSLGVVLAAKPYPESPITGEVISGLDDVPATAKVFHAGTTLDAQGQVLSAGGRVLCVAALGDSVREAQANAYAGVAKVTWANEFHRTDIGWRAIAREI, encoded by the coding sequence ATGAACGTACTTGTCATCGGCTCTGGCGGCCGCGAACACGCCCTGGCATGGAAGCTGGCCCAGTCCTCCCGTGTCACTGAAGTGCTCGTGGCGCCCGGCAATGCCGGCAGCGCCAACGAAGACAAGTGCCGCAACGTCGCGGTGAAGGTCACCGACATCGATGGCCTGCTCGCCCTGGCCCAGGCCGAAGGCGTGGCGCTGACCGTGGTCGGCCCGGAAGTGCCGCTGGTGGCCGGCGTGGTCGACCGCTTCCGCGCTGCCGGCCTGCGCATCTTCGGGCCGACGGCGGCGGCCGCGCAGCTGGAAGGCAGCAAGGCCTACGCCAAGGATTTCCTGGCGCGCCACAACATTCCCACCGCGTTCTATTCGGTGCACACCGATATCGAGCCGGCACTGGCCTACCTGCGCGAGAAGGGCGCACCGATCGTGGTCAAGGCCGACGGTCTGGCCGCCGGCAAGGGCGTGATCGTGGCCATGACCCTGGCCGAGGCTGAAGACGCAGTGCGCGACATGCTCTCGGGTAACGCCTTCGGCGATGCCGGCGCACGCGTGGTGATCGAGGAATTCCTCGACGGCGAGGAAGCCAGCTTCATTTCGATGGTCGATGGCGTGCATGCACTGCCGATGGCCACCTCGCAGGATCACAAGCGCGTCGGCGACGGCGACACCGGCCCGAACACCGGCGGCATGGGTGCGTACTCGCCGGCCCCGGTGGTCACCCCGGACGTGCACGCCCGCGTGATGCGCGAGGTGGTGAACCCGACCGTGCAGGGCATGATCGCCGACGGCATCCCGTTCACTGGCTTCCTCTACGCCGGCCTGATGATCGATGCCAGCGGCGCGCCGAAGGTGATCGAGTTCAACGTGCGCTTCGGCGACCCGGAAACCCAGCCGGTGATGCTGCGCCTGCAGTCGGATCTGGTCGACCTGGTGGACGCGGCGATCGATGGCCGCCTGGACCAGGTGGACGCGCAATGGGATCCGCGCCCGTCGCTCGGCGTGGTGCTGGCAGCCAAGCCGTACCCGGAATCGCCGATTACCGGCGAGGTGATCTCCGGCCTGGATGATGTGCCGGCAACGGCCAAGGTGTTCCATGCAGGAACGACGCTGGATGCGCAGGGTCAGGTGCTCAGCGCCGGTGGCCGCGTGCTGTGCGTGGCGGCGCTGGGCGACAGCGTGCGCGAGGCGCAGGCGAACGCGTACGCGGGCGTGGCGAAGGTGACCTGGGCCAACGAGTTCCACCGCACCGACATCGGCTGGCGGGCGATCGCGCGGGAAATCTGA
- the ftsE gene encoding cell division ATP-binding protein FtsE gives MSVLRFDNVSKQYAGGHEALTDVSFEVAPGEMLFVTGHSGAGKSTLLKLIHLDERPSRGAVMFDERNLLKVRGGDVPRHRRAVGAVYQDHRLLMDRSIAENVALPLILRGTRRGDINKRVRSVLERMGLGHREKALPSQLSAGEQQRVGIARAIVGEPKLLVADEPTGNLDPTLAAEIMSLFAELPARGTSVLVVSHDLPLLRHMRKRVLILDHGRLVDDISPQDLAE, from the coding sequence ATGAGTGTCCTGCGCTTCGACAATGTCAGCAAACAGTACGCCGGTGGCCACGAAGCCCTGACCGATGTCAGCTTCGAGGTCGCGCCGGGCGAAATGCTGTTCGTCACCGGTCACTCCGGGGCGGGCAAGAGCACCCTGCTCAAGTTGATCCACCTCGACGAGCGGCCCAGCCGCGGCGCGGTGATGTTCGACGAGCGCAACCTGCTGAAGGTCCGCGGCGGTGATGTGCCGCGGCATCGGCGCGCGGTCGGCGCGGTCTACCAGGACCACCGCCTGCTGATGGACCGCTCCATCGCCGAGAACGTGGCCCTGCCGCTGATCCTGCGCGGAACCCGCCGTGGCGACATCAACAAGCGCGTGCGTTCTGTGCTCGAGCGCATGGGCCTTGGCCACCGCGAGAAGGCGCTGCCCTCGCAGCTGTCGGCCGGTGAGCAGCAGCGCGTCGGCATCGCCCGGGCCATCGTCGGCGAGCCCAAGCTGCTGGTGGCCGACGAGCCGACCGGCAACCTCGATCCCACCCTGGCGGCCGAGATCATGTCCCTGTTCGCCGAGCTGCCTGCGCGCGGCACCAGCGTGCTGGTGGTCAGCCATGACCTGCCGCTGCTGCGCCACATGCGCAAGCGCGTGCTGATCCTCGACCACGGCCGGCTGGTGGACGACATCTCGCCGCAGGATCTGGCGGAGTAA
- the rhlB gene encoding ATP-dependent RNA helicase RhlB, with amino-acid sequence MSDKPLTDLTFSSFDLHPALQAGLEGAGFTRCTPIQALTLPVALPGGDVAGQAQTGTGKTLAFLVAVVNRLLTRPALADRKPEDPRALILAPTRELAIQIHKDAVKFGSDLGLRFALVYGGVDYDKQREILQQGVDVIIATPGRLIDYVKQHKVVSLHACEICVLDEADRMFDLGFIKDIRFLLRRMPERSTRQTLLFSATLSHRVLELAYEHMNEPQKLVVEAETITAARVRQRIYFPADEEKIPLLLGLLSRSEGARTMVFVNTKVFVERVARSLERSGYRVGVLSGDVPQKKRESLLNRFQKGQLEILVATDVAARGLHIDGIKYVYNYDLPFDAEDYVHRIGRTARLGEEGDAISFACERYAMGLPDIEAYIEQKIPVEAVTSEILTSLPRPERAAPAPGEEGDENESVGQIFREAREARAAEEERRGGGRSGGRSGSGAGAGRGGRDGERSGERRPRGPRKPRVEGEQVAAAAVEGAVTAEAAAVQAPRPPRAEAAPEGAVDGERKPRKRRRRRHGRPVEGAEGVASNAGNGASPVTPVQVVAKPVRTSADAGDSFLTRIGRKIRRMLSGN; translated from the coding sequence ATGAGCGACAAACCGCTGACCGATTTGACTTTTTCCTCCTTTGATCTGCATCCGGCCCTGCAGGCCGGTCTTGAAGGAGCCGGATTCACCCGCTGCACGCCCATCCAGGCGCTGACCCTGCCGGTCGCGCTGCCCGGTGGCGACGTCGCCGGCCAGGCCCAGACCGGCACCGGCAAGACGCTGGCCTTCCTGGTCGCTGTCGTGAACCGCCTGCTGACCCGCCCGGCACTGGCCGATCGCAAGCCGGAAGACCCGCGCGCGCTGATCCTGGCCCCCACCCGCGAACTGGCCATCCAGATCCACAAGGATGCGGTCAAGTTCGGTTCGGATCTGGGTTTGCGTTTCGCGCTGGTCTACGGCGGCGTTGACTACGACAAGCAGCGCGAGATCCTGCAGCAGGGCGTGGACGTGATCATCGCCACCCCCGGCCGCCTGATCGACTACGTCAAGCAGCACAAGGTGGTGTCGCTGCACGCCTGCGAGATCTGCGTGCTGGACGAAGCCGACCGCATGTTCGACCTGGGCTTCATCAAGGACATCCGCTTCCTGCTGCGCCGCATGCCCGAGCGCTCCACCCGGCAGACCCTGCTGTTCAGCGCCACCCTGAGCCACCGCGTGCTCGAGCTGGCCTATGAGCACATGAACGAGCCGCAGAAGCTGGTGGTCGAAGCCGAGACCATCACCGCCGCGCGCGTGCGCCAGCGCATCTACTTCCCGGCCGACGAAGAGAAGATCCCGTTGCTGCTGGGCCTGCTGTCGCGCAGCGAAGGCGCGCGCACCATGGTCTTCGTCAACACCAAGGTGTTCGTCGAGCGCGTGGCCCGTTCGCTGGAGCGTTCCGGCTACCGCGTCGGCGTGCTGTCCGGTGACGTGCCGCAGAAGAAGCGCGAGAGCCTGCTCAACCGCTTCCAGAAGGGCCAGCTGGAAATCCTGGTGGCCACCGATGTGGCCGCCCGCGGCCTGCATATCGACGGCATCAAGTACGTCTACAACTACGACCTGCCGTTCGACGCCGAAGACTACGTGCACCGCATCGGCCGTACCGCCCGCCTGGGCGAGGAAGGCGATGCCATCAGCTTCGCCTGCGAGCGCTATGCGATGGGCCTGCCGGACATCGAGGCCTACATCGAACAGAAGATCCCGGTCGAAGCGGTCACCAGCGAGATCCTGACGTCGCTGCCGCGCCCTGAGCGTGCCGCCCCGGCACCGGGCGAGGAAGGTGACGAGAACGAAAGCGTCGGCCAGATCTTCCGCGAAGCACGCGAAGCGCGCGCCGCCGAGGAAGAGCGTCGTGGCGGCGGCCGTAGTGGCGGTCGTTCCGGCAGTGGTGCTGGCGCTGGGCGTGGTGGCCGCGATGGCGAGCGCAGCGGCGAACGCCGTCCGCGTGGCCCGCGCAAGCCGCGTGTGGAAGGTGAGCAGGTTGCTGCCGCCGCAGTCGAGGGTGCAGTGACCGCTGAAGCTGCCGCCGTGCAGGCCCCGCGTCCGCCGCGCGCTGAAGCTGCGCCGGAAGGTGCGGTGGACGGCGAGCGCAAGCCGCGCAAGCGTCGTCGTCGTCGCCACGGCCGTCCGGTCGAGGGCGCCGAAGGTGTGGCAAGCAACGCCGGCAACGGCGCCAGCCCGGTTACCCCGGTGCAGGTGGTGGCCAAGCCGGTGCGTACCAGCGCCGATGCCGGCGACTCGTTCCTGACCCGTATCGGCCGCAAGATCCGCCGGATGCTGTCCGGCAATTAA
- the rho gene encoding transcription termination factor Rho, which translates to MSDNTPETGSADAPAEKRVRKARVTKAAAPAAAETSAAPAQPALPLAAAPDAPAPAAAPSAPSAPAAEAPASSGGGEGGEGRESGQPRQSQQNNQGGGQNQNPYNQGGQQGQQGQGNRRDRFRNRRDRDRNGGGGGGGGGNGGRFRDDGMPNDNGEQQPFVPRPHANVPEGFPVYSLSDLKRMPAQKLLEIAEQLQISEGVARARKQDVIFALLKVLTRHGDGVAADGVLEILPDGFGFLRAAEASYLAGPDDTYISPSQIRRFNLRTGDHLSGRIRFPKDGERYFALSIVDTINGEPLEASKNKVLFENLTPLFPRRRFTLERGNGSSEDITGRILDLMAPQGKGQRSLIVSQPKAGKTMMMQQVATAITTNHPDVHLIVLLIDERPEEVTEMQRTVRGEVISSTFDEPAARHVQVAEMVIERAKRLVEHKKDVVILLDSITRLARAYNNVVPSSGKVLTGGVDANALHRPKRFFGAARNVEEGGSLTIIATALVDTGSKMDEVIYEEFKGTGNSEVHLSRRIAEKRVFPAIDINRSGTRREDLLIEPELLQKIWILRKLLHPMDEMTAMEFLLDKMKNTKSNDEFFGSMKR; encoded by the coding sequence TTGTCCGATAACACTCCCGAAACCGGTAGCGCTGATGCGCCCGCCGAAAAGCGCGTGCGCAAAGCCCGCGTAACCAAGGCTGCCGCTCCGGCCGCCGCCGAAACCAGCGCCGCCCCTGCGCAGCCTGCCCTGCCGCTGGCAGCCGCGCCCGATGCGCCGGCACCGGCCGCAGCGCCTTCCGCGCCGAGCGCACCCGCCGCCGAGGCCCCTGCCAGCAGTGGCGGCGGCGAAGGTGGCGAGGGCCGCGAATCCGGCCAGCCGCGGCAGTCGCAGCAGAACAACCAGGGCGGTGGCCAGAACCAGAACCCCTACAACCAGGGCGGCCAGCAGGGCCAGCAAGGCCAAGGCAACCGCCGTGACCGTTTCCGCAACCGCCGCGACCGTGATCGCAATGGTGGCGGCGGTGGTGGCGGTGGTGGCAACGGCGGTCGCTTCCGCGACGACGGCATGCCCAACGACAACGGCGAACAGCAGCCGTTCGTACCGCGTCCGCACGCCAACGTCCCCGAAGGCTTCCCGGTCTATTCGCTGAGCGACCTCAAGCGCATGCCGGCCCAGAAGCTGCTGGAGATCGCCGAGCAGCTGCAGATTTCCGAAGGCGTGGCCCGTGCCCGCAAGCAGGACGTGATCTTCGCGCTGCTGAAGGTGCTGACCCGCCACGGCGACGGCGTCGCCGCCGACGGCGTGCTGGAAATCCTGCCGGACGGCTTCGGCTTCCTGCGCGCGGCCGAGGCCAGCTACCTGGCCGGCCCGGACGACACCTACATTTCGCCCAGCCAGATCCGCCGCTTCAACCTGCGTACCGGCGACCACCTGTCCGGCCGCATCCGCTTCCCGAAGGACGGCGAGCGCTACTTCGCGCTGTCGATCGTGGACACCATCAACGGTGAGCCGCTGGAAGCGTCGAAGAACAAGGTGCTGTTCGAGAACCTGACCCCCCTGTTCCCGCGTCGCCGCTTCACCCTGGAGCGCGGCAACGGTTCGTCGGAAGACATCACCGGCCGCATCCTCGACCTGATGGCACCGCAGGGCAAGGGCCAGCGCTCGCTCATCGTGTCCCAGCCGAAGGCCGGCAAGACGATGATGATGCAGCAGGTGGCCACGGCCATCACCACCAACCATCCGGACGTGCACCTGATCGTGCTGCTGATCGACGAGCGCCCGGAAGAAGTGACCGAAATGCAGCGCACCGTGCGCGGCGAGGTCATCAGCTCGACCTTCGACGAACCGGCCGCGCGCCACGTGCAGGTGGCCGAAATGGTCATCGAGCGTGCCAAGCGCCTGGTCGAGCACAAGAAGGACGTGGTGATCCTGCTCGACTCGATCACCCGCCTGGCGCGAGCCTACAACAACGTCGTGCCGAGCTCGGGCAAGGTGCTGACCGGTGGTGTGGACGCCAACGCCCTGCATCGCCCCAAGCGCTTCTTCGGTGCCGCGCGCAACGTGGAAGAAGGCGGCAGCCTGACCATCATCGCCACCGCGCTGGTCGATACCGGCTCGAAGATGGACGAGGTGATCTACGAAGAGTTCAAGGGCACCGGCAACAGCGAAGTGCACCTGAGCCGTCGCATCGCTGAAAAGCGCGTGTTCCCGGCCATCGACATCAACCGTTCGGGCACCCGTCGCGAAGACCTGCTGATCGAGCCGGAGCTGCTGCAGAAGATCTGGATCCTGCGCAAGCTGCTGCATCCGATGGATGAAATGACGGCGATGGAATTCCTGCTCGACAAGATGAAGAACACCAAGTCCAACGACGAGTTCTTCGGTTCGATGAAGCGCTGA
- the trxA gene encoding thioredoxin, with the protein MSDKVVHVGDADFDSAVLNSKEPVLVDFWAEWCGPCKMIAPALDELADAYQGRAKIAKVNVDNNRALAAKYHVRSIPYLVVFKDGEKVGEQIGAVGKAQLAGLLDKALA; encoded by the coding sequence ATGAGCGACAAGGTTGTACACGTCGGCGATGCCGACTTTGATAGCGCCGTACTGAATTCCAAGGAACCGGTGCTGGTCGATTTCTGGGCCGAGTGGTGTGGCCCGTGCAAGATGATCGCCCCGGCGCTGGATGAACTGGCCGATGCCTACCAGGGCCGCGCCAAGATCGCCAAGGTCAACGTGGACAACAACCGCGCCCTGGCCGCCAAGTACCACGTGCGTTCGATTCCCTACCTGGTCGTCTTCAAGGACGGCGAGAAGGTGGGCGAGCAGATCGGTGCCGTTGGCAAGGCCCAGCTGGCCGGCCTGCTGGACAAGGCCCTGGCCTGA
- the ftsX gene encoding permease-like cell division protein FtsX: MAKNENTEAAAPSRLGVWFQHHVHSVVFSLGRACRKPWATLLTVMVMALALALPLGLSIALDNLKQFAGSVQQSRDINVFLKADVDGPGALRLAGELRDRPDVASVTVRTPEQGLEELRQAGLGEAIDALNDNPLPSLLVVTPGQGQDDARLARALESLPGADLVQHDALWRQRLDAWLAFGARLVQVLSVLLGAGAALVVGNTVRLDIQARREEIGVLQLLGASDGFIRRPFLYLGAWYGLGAGAVALGLIGIAGAALRAPLAELSRSYGSPFVLHGLDLLHGSLVLLGTLLLGWLGAWLVTGHFLRQTRPTDT; this comes from the coding sequence ATGGCCAAGAACGAAAACACCGAAGCTGCTGCGCCGTCGCGCCTGGGCGTGTGGTTCCAGCACCACGTGCACAGCGTGGTGTTCAGCCTCGGCCGTGCCTGCCGCAAGCCGTGGGCGACGCTGCTGACCGTGATGGTCATGGCGCTGGCCCTGGCGCTGCCGCTGGGCCTGTCGATCGCGCTGGACAACCTCAAGCAGTTTGCCGGCAGCGTGCAGCAGTCGCGCGACATCAATGTCTTCCTGAAGGCGGACGTCGACGGCCCGGGTGCGCTGCGCCTGGCCGGGGAGCTGCGCGACCGCCCGGACGTGGCCAGTGTCACCGTGCGCACGCCGGAGCAGGGCCTGGAGGAACTGCGCCAGGCCGGCCTCGGCGAAGCCATCGACGCACTCAACGACAACCCGTTGCCCTCGTTGCTGGTGGTCACCCCCGGCCAGGGCCAGGACGATGCACGGCTGGCACGCGCGCTGGAAAGCCTGCCCGGTGCCGACCTGGTGCAGCACGACGCCCTGTGGCGGCAGCGCCTGGATGCCTGGCTCGCGTTTGGTGCGCGGCTGGTGCAGGTGCTGTCGGTGCTGCTCGGCGCCGGTGCCGCGCTGGTGGTCGGCAACACCGTGCGCCTGGACATCCAGGCCCGCCGCGAGGAAATCGGCGTGCTGCAGCTGCTCGGCGCCAGCGATGGTTTCATCCGCCGCCCGTTCCTGTACCTGGGCGCCTGGTATGGCCTGGGCGCCGGTGCGGTCGCGCTGGGCCTGATCGGCATTGCCGGTGCCGCCCTGCGCGCGCCGCTGGCCGAGCTGTCGCGCAGCTACGGCAGCCCGTTCGTGCTGCATGGCCTGGACCTGCTGCATGGCAGCCTGGTGCTGCTTGGCACCTTGTTGCTGGGCTGGCTGGGTGCATGGCTGGTGACCGGCCACTTCCTCCGCCAGACCCGCCCGACCGACACCTGA
- a CDS encoding response regulator: MQPQALKHLEGPATRVMVVDGSKLVRKLIADVLQRDLPGVEVIGCDSIEDAQHALAQGPVDLVTTSLTLRDGDGLALARMVREAAGQAYVPVIVVSGDAQQHLEQRRFTEYVTDYFDKSLGHEALATFVRGYVQPQTIPGATILYIEDSRVVAEATKRMLERQQLNVMHVVSAEEAFTLLTAESLGRSRHRIDLVLTDVTLKGELSGRDVVQRVRVDFGYGKRRLPVLVMTGDGNPHNQTGLLQAGANDLVLKPIEERLLITKVLFQLRLARLNDGPLLR; this comes from the coding sequence ATGCAACCGCAAGCGCTGAAGCACCTTGAAGGGCCCGCGACGCGGGTGATGGTGGTTGACGGCTCCAAGCTGGTGCGCAAGCTGATCGCCGACGTCCTGCAGCGCGATCTGCCGGGCGTGGAGGTGATCGGCTGCGACAGCATCGAAGACGCACAGCATGCGCTGGCGCAGGGGCCGGTCGATCTGGTCACCACCTCGTTGACCCTGCGCGATGGCGACGGCCTGGCGCTGGCGCGGATGGTGCGCGAAGCGGCAGGGCAGGCCTATGTGCCGGTGATCGTGGTCTCCGGCGACGCCCAGCAGCACCTGGAGCAGCGCCGCTTCACCGAGTACGTCACCGACTACTTCGACAAATCGCTGGGCCACGAGGCCCTGGCGACCTTCGTGCGCGGCTACGTGCAGCCGCAGACCATTCCCGGCGCGACCATCCTCTACATCGAGGACAGCCGGGTGGTGGCCGAGGCGACCAAGCGCATGCTCGAGCGCCAGCAGCTCAACGTGATGCATGTGGTCAGCGCCGAAGAAGCGTTTACCCTGCTCACCGCCGAATCGCTCGGGCGCAGCCGCCATCGCATCGATCTGGTGCTGACCGATGTGACCCTGAAGGGAGAGCTGAGCGGCCGCGACGTGGTGCAGCGCGTGCGCGTGGACTTCGGCTACGGCAAGCGCCGCCTGCCGGTGCTGGTGATGACCGGCGATGGCAATCCGCACAACCAGACCGGCCTGCTGCAGGCCGGCGCCAACGATCTGGTGCTGAAGCCGATCGAAGAGCGCCTGCTGATCACCAAGGTGCTGTTCCAGCTGCGGCTGGCCCGGTTGAATGATGGACCCCTGTTGCGATGA
- the rpoH gene encoding RNA polymerase sigma factor RpoH — protein MSQNTSTALVANNLPIPSALGSLDAYIGAVHQIPVLSVDNEQDLARRFRDGNDLDAARELVHSHLRFVVHVARGYNGYGLALGDLIQEGNIGLMKAVKRFDPDMGVRLVSFAVHWIRAEMHEFILKNWRIVKVATTKAQRKLFFNLRKSKKRLGWMNAAEVSAVAKDLNVSEREVLEMESRLSGRDIGFDAPTDEDNDHAPPSPAAYLVANDEDPSMAYEREDSEDNQMQLLREGLAELDARSRDIIRRRWLDADSKVTLQELADEYGVSAERIRQVEANALKKMKALFTA, from the coding sequence ATGAGCCAGAACACCTCTACTGCCCTTGTGGCAAACAATCTGCCGATTCCCAGTGCGCTCGGTTCGCTGGACGCCTATATCGGTGCCGTGCACCAGATTCCGGTGCTGTCGGTCGATAACGAACAGGACCTGGCCCGTCGCTTCCGCGACGGCAACGATCTGGACGCTGCCCGTGAGCTGGTGCATTCGCACCTGCGCTTCGTGGTGCACGTGGCCCGCGGTTACAACGGCTACGGCCTTGCGCTGGGCGACCTGATCCAGGAAGGCAACATCGGCCTGATGAAGGCGGTCAAGCGCTTCGACCCCGACATGGGCGTGCGCCTGGTGTCCTTCGCCGTGCATTGGATCCGTGCCGAGATGCACGAGTTCATCCTGAAGAACTGGCGCATCGTGAAGGTCGCCACGACCAAGGCGCAGCGCAAGCTGTTCTTCAACCTGCGCAAGTCGAAGAAGCGCCTGGGCTGGATGAACGCCGCCGAAGTCAGCGCCGTGGCCAAGGACCTGAACGTGTCCGAGCGCGAGGTGCTGGAAATGGAATCGCGCCTGTCCGGTCGCGATATCGGTTTCGATGCCCCCACCGATGAAGACAACGACCACGCGCCGCCGTCGCCGGCTGCGTATCTGGTGGCCAATGACGAAGATCCGTCGATGGCCTACGAGCGCGAGGACAGCGAAGACAACCAGATGCAGCTGCTGCGCGAAGGCCTGGCGGAACTGGATGCGCGTTCGCGCGACATCATCCGCCGCCGTTGGCTGGATGCGGACAGCAAGGTGACGCTGCAGGAGCTGGCGGACGAGTACGGCGTATCGGCCGAGCGTATCCGCCAGGTTGAAGCGAACGCGCTGAAGAAGATGAAGGCGCTGTTCACCGCATAA
- the ung gene encoding uracil-DNA glycosylase, protein MIDEVVDTPAIQLEPSWKQRVGDYLLQPQMRELSSFLRQRKASGAAVFPPGPQIFAAFDATPFDQVKVVILGQDPYHGRGQAHGLSFSVQPGVPVPPSLLNIYKEIEGDLGIARPDHGCLIPWAQRGVLLLNAVLTVEEGKAGAHQGRGWEGFTDHVVDVLNREREGLVFMLWGAYAQQKGKVIDTGRHRVLKAPHPSPLSAHRGFLGCRHFSMANEYLQRRGQAPIDWSLPPRATLAPSG, encoded by the coding sequence ATGATCGATGAAGTAGTGGACACCCCGGCGATCCAGCTGGAACCGAGCTGGAAGCAGCGTGTGGGTGATTACCTGCTGCAGCCGCAGATGCGCGAGCTGTCCAGCTTCCTGCGGCAGCGCAAGGCCAGCGGTGCGGCGGTGTTTCCGCCTGGACCGCAGATCTTCGCCGCCTTCGATGCGACCCCGTTCGATCAGGTGAAAGTGGTCATCCTCGGCCAGGACCCGTACCACGGCCGTGGGCAGGCCCATGGCCTGAGTTTCTCGGTGCAGCCGGGCGTGCCGGTGCCGCCGTCGTTGTTGAACATCTACAAGGAAATCGAGGGTGACCTCGGTATTGCCCGCCCGGACCACGGCTGCCTGATTCCCTGGGCGCAGCGCGGCGTGCTGCTGCTCAACGCGGTGCTGACGGTGGAAGAGGGCAAGGCCGGTGCGCACCAGGGGCGCGGGTGGGAAGGCTTCACCGACCACGTGGTGGACGTGTTGAACCGTGAGCGCGAGGGCCTGGTGTTCATGCTCTGGGGTGCCTACGCGCAGCAGAAGGGCAAGGTGATCGATACCGGCCGCCACCGCGTGCTGAAAGCCCCGCATCCCTCGCCGCTGTCGGCCCACCGCGGCTTCCTCGGCTGCCGTCATTTCTCGATGGCCAACGAGTACCTGCAGCGCCGTGGCCAGGCGCCGATCGACTGGTCGCTGCCGCCGCGGGCGACGCTGGCGCCATCGGGCTGA